One region of Flavobacterium sp. KACC 22763 genomic DNA includes:
- the gltX gene encoding glutamate--tRNA ligase: MSKQVRVRFAPSPTGPLHIGGVRTALFNYLFAKKHNGVFYLRIEDTDQTRFVPGAEAYIMEALEWLGIAPEETVGKNEKFGPYRQSERKDLYQQYADQLINSGWAYYAFDTPEALDAHRKQHEAEGKTFIYNHHNREKLDTSLVISADEVSKRIANGEHYVIRFKTPVDETLHLKDIIRGDVKFETNLLDDKVLFKSDGMPTYHLANIVDDHLMETSHVIRGEEWLPSMPLHVLLYKAFGWEAPEFAHLPLILKPVGNGKLSKRDGDKMGFPVFPLEWKTEEGVSSGYREKGFFPEAVVNFLALLGWNDGTDKELFSLEELAQSFDLNRVHKAGAKFDPEKNKWFNHQYLIKQNDADLAKTFSPILEEKGIDVSKYDLTRIVSLIKERANFVSEFWDLTDFFFQAPTSYDEKASKNWKEETPTLMQELISVLENIEDFTSANIEAIVKDWLTKNEIGMGKVMQPFRLSLVGALKGPHLFDIAEIIGKEETISRIQKAISTL, from the coding sequence ATGTCAAAGCAAGTTCGTGTGCGTTTTGCACCAAGTCCGACTGGACCGTTACATATTGGCGGAGTTCGTACTGCCCTATTTAATTATCTATTTGCAAAGAAACATAATGGTGTTTTTTATCTGAGAATTGAAGATACAGATCAGACTCGTTTTGTTCCAGGTGCAGAGGCTTACATTATGGAAGCTCTTGAATGGTTAGGAATTGCTCCTGAAGAAACAGTTGGAAAAAATGAAAAATTTGGTCCATACAGACAAAGCGAACGTAAAGATTTATACCAACAATATGCAGATCAGCTGATAAATTCTGGTTGGGCATATTATGCTTTTGATACTCCAGAAGCTTTGGATGCACATAGAAAACAACACGAAGCTGAAGGAAAAACATTTATTTACAATCATCATAATCGTGAAAAATTAGATACTTCTTTAGTAATTTCTGCTGATGAAGTTTCTAAAAGAATTGCAAATGGCGAGCATTATGTAATTCGTTTTAAAACTCCAGTTGATGAAACTTTGCATTTGAAAGATATTATTCGTGGTGATGTTAAGTTTGAAACTAATCTTTTGGATGATAAAGTTTTGTTCAAAAGTGACGGAATGCCAACGTATCATTTAGCCAATATTGTTGATGATCATTTGATGGAAACTTCACATGTAATTCGTGGAGAAGAATGGTTGCCTTCTATGCCACTTCACGTTTTATTATACAAAGCATTTGGTTGGGAAGCTCCAGAATTTGCACACTTACCTTTGATTTTGAAACCAGTTGGAAATGGTAAATTATCAAAAAGAGATGGAGACAAAATGGGATTCCCTGTATTTCCTTTAGAATGGAAAACTGAAGAAGGTGTTTCATCTGGTTATAGAGAAAAAGGATTTTTCCCAGAAGCGGTTGTAAACTTCCTTGCTCTTTTAGGATGGAATGATGGAACAGACAAAGAATTATTCTCGTTAGAGGAATTAGCTCAATCTTTTGACTTGAACAGAGTTCACAAAGCTGGAGCAAAATTTGATCCTGAGAAAAACAAATGGTTCAATCACCAATATTTAATAAAACAAAATGATGCAGATTTAGCGAAAACCTTCTCTCCTATTTTGGAAGAAAAAGGCATTGATGTTTCTAAATATGATCTAACTAGAATTGTTTCGTTGATTAAAGAAAGAGCAAACTTTGTTTCTGAATTTTGGGATTTGACTGATTTCTTTTTCCAAGCACCAACATCTTATGATGAGAAAGCAAGTAAAAATTGGAAAGAAGAAACTCCAACTTTAATGCAGGAACTGATTTCTGTTTTAGAAAATATTGAAGATTTTACTTCTGCAAATATTGAAGCAATCGTGAAAGATTGGTTAACTAAAAACGAAATCGGAATGGGTAAAGTAATGCAACCTTTCCGTTTAAGTTTGGTTGGAGCACTTAAAGGTCCTCACCTATTTGACATTGCTGAAATCATAGGAAAAGAAGAAACTATTTCTAGAATTCAGAAAGCAATTTCTACTTTATAA
- a CDS encoding SPFH domain-containing protein, which produces MSTAFIIFLVLAFFIFMSSFFTVKQQSSVIIERFGKFQSVRNSGLQLKIPMVDRLAGRVNLKIQQLDVIIETKTRDNVFIKMKVSVQFKVIQDKVYEAFYKLEYPHDQITSYVFDVVRAEVPKLKLDDVFERKDDIAVAVKRELNEAMSTYGYDIINTLVTDIDPDIQVKNAMNRINAADREKTAAEFEAESSRIRIVAKAKAEAESKRLQGQGIADQRREIARGLVESVEVLNQVGINSQEASALIVVTQHYDTLQSIGSDTNSNLILLPNSPQAGSDMLNNMVASFTASNQVGEMMKKGNKKIEKPKPTHRQSGYEDDIQPDVQQ; this is translated from the coding sequence ATGAGTACAGCATTTATTATCTTTTTAGTATTGGCATTCTTCATTTTCATGTCGTCGTTCTTTACTGTAAAACAGCAATCGTCTGTTATTATCGAACGATTTGGAAAATTCCAGAGTGTTAGAAATTCAGGATTGCAACTTAAAATTCCGATGGTAGATAGATTGGCCGGAAGAGTGAATCTCAAAATTCAGCAATTAGATGTTATCATCGAAACTAAAACTAGAGACAACGTTTTCATTAAAATGAAAGTCTCAGTTCAGTTCAAAGTGATTCAAGATAAAGTGTATGAAGCATTTTACAAATTAGAATATCCGCATGATCAGATTACTTCTTATGTATTTGACGTAGTTCGTGCTGAAGTTCCGAAACTAAAATTGGATGACGTTTTTGAAAGAAAAGATGATATTGCAGTGGCAGTAAAACGTGAATTGAACGAGGCAATGTCAACTTACGGATATGATATCATCAATACTTTGGTTACTGATATTGATCCAGATATTCAGGTAAAAAATGCAATGAACAGAATCAACGCTGCCGATAGAGAAAAAACCGCTGCTGAATTTGAAGCTGAAAGTTCAAGAATTAGAATCGTTGCAAAAGCAAAAGCCGAAGCTGAAAGTAAACGTTTACAAGGACAAGGTATTGCAGATCAGCGTCGTGAAATTGCAAGAGGTTTGGTTGAAAGTGTTGAAGTTTTGAACCAAGTTGGAATCAACTCTCAAGAAGCTTCTGCCCTAATTGTAGTTACTCAGCATTATGATACTTTACAATCTATTGGATCTGATACAAACTCAAACTTAATTCTTCTTCCAAATTCTCCACAAGCTGGAAGCGATATGTTGAATAACATGGTTGCATCATTTACAGCTTCAAACCAAGTTGGCGAAATGATGAAAAAAGGAAACAAGAAAATTGAAAAACCAAAACCAACTCACAGACAATCTGGCTACGAAGATGATATTCAACCAGATGTTCAACAATAA
- a CDS encoding DUF6327 family protein gives MERKKYSSYAEIERDLEILKLEKEINYQKLVLSFQKTKESITPQNIVNGFISSYTDYFSNSYVKIIQTILPYVIGWFINRKRGD, from the coding sequence ATGGAAAGAAAAAAATACTCTTCGTATGCTGAGATTGAAAGAGATCTAGAAATTTTGAAATTGGAAAAAGAAATCAATTATCAGAAATTGGTTTTGAGTTTTCAGAAAACAAAGGAAAGTATCACACCGCAAAATATTGTAAATGGGTTCATTTCATCTTACACAGATTACTTTTCAAATTCTTATGTAAAAATTATCCAGACCATTTTACCGTATGTAATAGGTTGGTTCATAAATAGAAAAAGAGGCGATTAA